In a single window of the Anaplasma platys genome:
- a CDS encoding sensor histidine kinase, whose translation MMCKVLSYIFRSALVIFIGCVWLVHVYVTEKSLNRAALEINSELTHVYVHSILKKYIPLLRKVPAHVGSNPYHMNLSIKLRAEFIQALSGFEGISLVLYNTDGMVMFTVTEDEDKELDNVAPLEPEQLEILRSGEPIVKRVSDGVYSLTSPVLAETGEPVVYVHIINDCSDLASFLSMINLLYLVVPGLLVAWGIGVTFVMYRKNTKLLNSQYDANLELQEKKENAEKESISKSQFLANVSHELRTPLNSIIGFSDIIQGEELGPLGNEQYKEYVKDIHHAGVHLLSLINDILDFSKAEANKLTIDLVRCDLKKIVESCFNMMLIKAQEAEINLQHTMPEQSIVIKADSRRMKQVLLNMLSNSIKFTPKNGFVKLSVEVKKETVVVEIVDSGIGIAREDMYKVMSVFGQADSEHSRHYEGTGLGLPLSRKLVELMNGTFDIKSEPNIGTVITLTFPCLVERSSSDHTF comes from the coding sequence ATGATGTGCAAGGTGTTGAGTTATATTTTTCGAAGCGCACTGGTAATATTCATAGGGTGTGTTTGGCTCGTGCATGTGTATGTGACAGAAAAGAGCCTTAATAGGGCGGCATTGGAAATAAACTCTGAGCTGACGCACGTGTACGTTCATTCTATTCTCAAGAAGTACATTCCTCTACTTCGTAAAGTCCCCGCACACGTTGGGTCTAATCCGTACCACATGAACCTCTCCATCAAATTGCGAGCTGAATTTATTCAGGCACTGAGTGGTTTCGAAGGGATTTCTTTAGTGTTGTATAACACTGATGGGATGGTCATGTTTACGGTGACTGAAGACGAGGACAAGGAGCTTGATAATGTTGCGCCACTAGAACCAGAACAGCTGGAAATTCTTAGGAGTGGAGAGCCTATAGTCAAAAGGGTTTCTGATGGTGTTTACTCGCTGACTTCTCCGGTTTTGGCGGAAACAGGAGAGCCTGTGGTCTACGTTCATATCATCAATGATTGCAGTGACTTGGCTAGCTTTTTATCCATGATCAATCTTCTGTACCTCGTTGTTCCAGGACTGCTTGTTGCTTGGGGTATAGGGGTTACTTTCGTAATGTATAGAAAGAACACTAAGCTACTTAATAGTCAATATGATGCAAATTTGGAGCTTCAGGAGAAAAAAGAAAATGCAGAAAAAGAGAGTATCAGCAAGTCACAATTTCTTGCTAACGTTAGCCATGAACTAAGGACACCGCTTAACTCGATAATTGGGTTTTCTGATATCATTCAAGGTGAGGAATTAGGGCCTCTTGGTAATGAGCAGTACAAAGAATACGTAAAAGACATTCATCATGCAGGGGTTCACCTGTTGAGCTTGATCAATGACATCCTGGACTTTTCAAAGGCAGAAGCCAACAAACTCACAATCGATCTTGTGAGGTGTGACCTGAAGAAAATTGTTGAGTCGTGCTTTAACATGATGCTCATTAAGGCGCAGGAGGCCGAGATTAATCTGCAGCATACAATGCCGGAGCAGAGTATTGTTATCAAGGCTGATTCTAGGAGGATGAAGCAAGTACTCTTAAATATGCTTTCTAACTCAATAAAATTTACTCCCAAGAACGGTTTTGTGAAGCTGTCGGTAGAAGTAAAAAAAGAAACGGTAGTTGTAGAGATAGTTGATAGCGGGATAGGAATAGCTCGTGAGGACATGTACAAAGTCATGAGTGTTTTTGGTCAAGCTGATAGCGAGCATTCACGTCATTATGAGGGAACAGGCTTAGGGCTACCACTCAGCCGTAAATTGGTAGAGCTTATGAACGGAACCTTCGACATTAAAAGTGAGCCCAATATTGGCACGGTAATTACATTGACGTTTCCTTGCCTGGTAGAGCGGTCTTCCAGTGATCATACGTTCTAG
- a CDS encoding aspartate aminotransferase family protein, with protein sequence MRSYGVNRDYIIPFYRRFNVSFTRGSGVCLYDSAGKRYLDFASGVATSSLGHCHPAMVEALRRQVGKLWHVSNLYNIAEAERLAEELVRVSFADMAFFVNSGAEAVECGFKIARSYQNGIGHSERYKMLTLRRSFHGRTYAACSASEPTMFTPLLYPYVDWFVSVSPSIDAIREEIEKGIIGAVLVEPVQAEGGVHILGKELLEDLRALCDQHDVLLFFDCVQCGFGRTGKFFAYEHFGVTPDICAIAKGMGGGFPVGGCLVTHKAGKFVTARMHGSTYGGNPLAAVAALTVLSEIQKPGFLDSVTHNGNHLLSGLRNLSKKHKIIREVRGLGLLIGLEVDGNVYEITAKLIDMGVLVAPIGAGSVIRVVPPLVVTRDEIDEALNVFDRLFSTL encoded by the coding sequence GTGCGGAGTTACGGTGTGAATCGTGATTACATAATTCCCTTTTATAGAAGATTTAATGTAAGTTTCACCCGGGGCTCTGGTGTATGTCTGTATGACTCTGCTGGAAAACGTTATTTAGATTTTGCTTCAGGCGTGGCAACGAGCTCTCTTGGTCATTGTCATCCTGCCATGGTGGAGGCATTGCGCCGACAAGTTGGCAAGCTTTGGCACGTTTCCAACTTGTACAACATAGCGGAAGCAGAGCGGCTTGCAGAGGAGCTTGTGCGCGTGAGCTTTGCCGACATGGCATTCTTCGTTAATTCGGGAGCAGAAGCTGTTGAGTGCGGTTTCAAGATAGCCAGATCTTATCAAAACGGCATCGGCCACAGCGAAAGGTACAAGATGCTAACCCTCAGGAGGTCGTTCCACGGCAGAACTTATGCCGCTTGCTCAGCAAGTGAACCCACTATGTTCACGCCCCTTTTGTATCCGTATGTTGACTGGTTTGTGAGTGTAAGTCCTAGTATAGATGCAATACGCGAGGAGATCGAAAAAGGCATCATAGGTGCAGTCCTTGTTGAGCCCGTGCAAGCAGAAGGCGGAGTACACATACTTGGCAAGGAACTTTTAGAAGATCTGAGAGCTTTGTGTGACCAGCATGATGTATTGTTGTTCTTTGACTGTGTACAGTGTGGTTTTGGCAGGACGGGGAAATTTTTTGCCTACGAACATTTTGGAGTAACACCAGACATATGCGCTATAGCAAAAGGAATGGGGGGTGGCTTCCCAGTAGGAGGGTGTTTGGTAACACACAAGGCAGGAAAGTTCGTCACCGCACGTATGCATGGGTCAACCTACGGAGGCAATCCCCTAGCAGCAGTTGCTGCGTTAACTGTGCTTTCCGAGATTCAAAAACCCGGGTTTCTCGATAGCGTGACCCACAACGGAAATCACCTGCTTTCAGGGCTGCGTAACCTTTCAAAGAAGCATAAAATTATAAGGGAAGTCCGGGGGCTAGGGTTGCTCATAGGACTGGAAGTCGACGGTAACGTATATGAAATCACCGCAAAGCTCATCGACATGGGTGTTCTTGTGGCCCCAATAGGTGCAGGAAGTGTGATCCGGGTGGTGCCGCCTCTAGTTGTCACCCGAGATGAAATTGATGAAGCGTTGAACGTGTTTGATCGCCTTTTTAGCACCCTTTAG
- a CDS encoding FtsK/SpoIIIE family DNA translocase, whose amino-acid sequence MGRYISTCVMVCMFYIPSVFLTTSVLSYNAWDSSFNSSSATKDFQTTSNSMGAAGAYAGDLLVQFFGFAGVLPGVLLIFRAQQFPNFIKRIYVPCSLCVTASVAGILSKLVPEAVEKYNYGGFVGDKLSEFSLTVLIAVLAVASCCTVGWSGTWFLARIVVNRLSSLRLKVSKYRMSKTRDRRIDPGIADVAEYFVNESQQQWQRGAVTSGYRVEAGDDRIVHSPKKDEERPGDTHLSDRVVRGFDSNKAISVFFPEKRDEGERCREQRPTVAQSWTNPMMRDMGDTDEDDDEGGDARISEFAKEYGDDLVAETVHPRQQMGSNLHRETSEFAEELYEGAPCDEDSEGDQYCEGEDDFDYEERTSSETHTYGKDEPEEEEYDDESYGSEGENYDDEFDDGEGADSYLTEQSEQDDEDSWGEMKNIELPHVDLLSRPPQENRADTECEYKDESEELYSVLKDFGVLGKIIAVRYGPVVTMYEFEPSAGTKSSRIIGLADDIARSMSALSTRISVVPGRNILGIELPNRKREIVVLRDLIESSEYRDLELRLPIILGKGIDGDPVVGDLTKMPHLLIAGTTGSGKSVGINTMILSLLYRLTPDQCRMIMIDPKVLELSVYDNIPHLLTPVVTEAKKAVAVLKWVVAEMEERYRMMSAVGVRNITGYNEKISIAASRGEVYERVVQTGFDRTTGAAIFSKKKVKNVPLPYIVVIVDEMADLMIVSGKEIESSIQRLSQMARAAGIHIIMATQRPSVDVITGVIKANFPTRISFAVTSKIDSRTILGEQGAEQLLGMGDMLYMVAGGKIRRIHGAFVSDSDVQDVVNHLREQGEPRYVHEITKLLDHNDDIDIEDFDDREDSLYERAVALVLRDRKTSVSYVQRQLRIGYNRAANLVERMEREGIITPAGHMGKREIVG is encoded by the coding sequence ATGGGAAGATACATTTCTACGTGTGTGATGGTGTGTATGTTCTATATTCCCTCGGTGTTCTTAACTACATCGGTTCTTTCTTACAATGCATGGGATTCCTCTTTTAATTCTTCAAGCGCTACTAAAGATTTCCAGACTACCAGCAATTCAATGGGAGCAGCAGGGGCATATGCAGGAGATCTCTTGGTTCAGTTTTTTGGCTTTGCCGGGGTTCTTCCAGGTGTTTTGCTGATTTTTAGAGCGCAGCAATTTCCTAATTTTATCAAGCGCATATACGTTCCATGCTCACTGTGCGTTACGGCAAGTGTTGCCGGGATACTATCCAAGTTAGTTCCAGAGGCAGTGGAGAAGTATAACTACGGTGGTTTCGTTGGTGACAAACTTTCAGAATTTTCTTTGACAGTTTTGATAGCTGTTCTGGCAGTTGCGTCTTGCTGTACTGTCGGGTGGAGTGGGACTTGGTTTTTGGCCAGAATAGTGGTAAATCGTCTGTCTTCGCTTCGCCTGAAGGTAAGCAAATATAGAATGAGCAAAACTAGGGACAGAAGGATCGATCCCGGTATTGCTGATGTGGCAGAGTATTTTGTCAATGAGAGTCAACAGCAGTGGCAACGGGGTGCTGTTACTTCAGGGTACCGTGTTGAGGCCGGCGATGACAGAATTGTGCATTCTCCCAAGAAGGATGAAGAGAGGCCAGGAGATACCCATCTGAGTGATAGGGTAGTGCGCGGGTTTGATAGCAATAAGGCTATTAGTGTTTTCTTTCCGGAGAAGCGTGATGAGGGGGAACGCTGCCGTGAGCAACGGCCGACAGTTGCGCAATCTTGGACAAATCCCATGATGCGTGATATGGGGGATACGGATGAGGATGATGACGAAGGCGGGGATGCCCGTATTTCCGAGTTTGCCAAAGAGTATGGTGATGATCTTGTAGCAGAGACTGTTCATCCACGACAACAAATGGGCTCGAATTTGCACAGAGAAACATCGGAATTTGCCGAGGAGTTATACGAGGGCGCTCCATGTGACGAAGATTCTGAGGGTGATCAATATTGCGAGGGCGAGGACGATTTTGATTACGAAGAGCGGACTAGTAGCGAGACGCACACCTATGGAAAGGACGAGCCCGAAGAAGAGGAATATGATGACGAGTCTTATGGCAGTGAGGGGGAGAACTATGATGATGAGTTCGATGATGGTGAAGGCGCAGACTCTTATCTGACCGAGCAATCTGAGCAGGATGATGAAGATTCATGGGGGGAGATGAAGAATATAGAGCTACCTCATGTCGATCTGCTTTCACGCCCCCCGCAGGAAAACAGGGCTGACACCGAGTGCGAGTACAAGGATGAATCTGAAGAGTTGTATTCTGTTTTAAAAGACTTTGGTGTACTCGGGAAAATCATTGCAGTACGTTACGGTCCTGTGGTGACCATGTACGAGTTTGAACCTTCTGCGGGAACTAAATCGTCAAGGATTATAGGATTAGCCGACGACATTGCCAGGTCCATGAGTGCCCTCTCAACGAGAATTTCTGTGGTTCCCGGGAGGAATATACTTGGGATTGAGCTGCCCAACCGCAAGAGAGAAATTGTTGTACTCAGAGATCTAATAGAAAGCAGTGAGTATCGTGATCTGGAGCTGAGGTTGCCCATTATTTTAGGGAAGGGAATAGATGGCGACCCGGTCGTTGGTGATCTAACCAAGATGCCACATTTACTTATAGCTGGAACTACAGGTTCGGGAAAATCTGTTGGCATAAATACCATGATTTTGTCGCTTTTGTACCGTTTAACCCCTGATCAGTGCAGGATGATCATGATTGATCCCAAGGTGCTTGAGCTGTCAGTTTACGATAATATTCCGCACCTCCTCACGCCGGTGGTGACCGAGGCTAAGAAGGCAGTTGCGGTCTTAAAATGGGTTGTTGCGGAAATGGAAGAGCGTTATCGTATGATGTCCGCAGTGGGGGTGAGAAACATCACCGGATACAATGAAAAAATTTCTATTGCTGCCAGTAGGGGTGAAGTTTATGAACGGGTGGTACAAACTGGATTTGATCGGACAACCGGCGCCGCGATATTTTCCAAGAAGAAGGTAAAAAACGTGCCGTTACCCTACATCGTGGTTATTGTAGACGAAATGGCGGATCTGATGATTGTTTCGGGCAAGGAGATAGAATCATCCATACAAAGATTATCACAAATGGCGCGTGCCGCTGGTATTCACATTATTATGGCTACACAGAGACCATCTGTTGATGTGATCACTGGGGTCATTAAAGCTAACTTTCCAACAAGGATCAGCTTTGCTGTTACATCAAAAATAGATAGCCGTACGATTCTAGGTGAGCAGGGTGCTGAGCAATTACTAGGCATGGGTGATATGCTCTATATGGTTGCTGGTGGTAAGATAAGGCGTATTCATGGAGCTTTTGTAAGTGATAGCGATGTGCAAGATGTGGTCAATCACCTGAGAGAACAGGGCGAGCCGCGTTATGTGCATGAAATAACCAAGCTCTTGGATCACAACGATGACATAGACATTGAGGATTTTGACGACAGAGAAGATTCGCTCTACGAGCGCGCTGTTGCCCTAGTGCTTAGGGACAGGAAAACGTCTGTAAGCTACGTACAACGCCAGTTGCGTATAGGATACAATAGGGCGGCAAACCTTGTTGAGCGGATGGAACGAGAAGGAATCATAACTCCAGCGGGGCACATGGGCAAAAGAGAAATAGTTGGCTAG
- a CDS encoding YggT family protein, translating to MHPIAYLLDTILSVYNFALIAWVILGWLIALRIVNGNNDIVYRIYAALTRMVSPALSFIRRYIPSIAGLDLAPIALLIAVGFFRYALRYYF from the coding sequence ATGCATCCAATAGCTTACCTTCTTGATACAATCCTCAGCGTGTATAATTTCGCACTAATAGCGTGGGTTATTCTGGGGTGGCTTATAGCTCTACGGATAGTAAACGGCAACAACGACATTGTTTATAGGATATATGCTGCGTTAACTAGGATGGTGAGCCCTGCATTGTCATTTATTAGGAGATATATCCCAAGCATAGCGGGTTTGGATTTGGCTCCCATTGCACTTTTAATTGCAGTAGGCTTTTTTAGGTATGCTTTGCGTTACTACTTTTGA
- a CDS encoding HlyC/CorC family transporter, protein MLFVFVLLLFASAFFSAAETAFTSVSASSIHRLVMNGDRRAKIVDSLSKRKDQVIGTLLIGNTIANIGVSSVAAAMFLNLLGREGIIVSTFAVTCLILLFSEVLPKTYALQNPEKISLRTAKIVACCSFVLLPLSSMVRYMVNFMLKLLGANGAREMVSAADAMRNLILMHDSKGTMLKQDLDMLSSVLDLAQTEISQVMTHRKNLFALNIDEEVSTLIKQILQSNHSRIPIWQKSEESIIGVVHVRDVTDLVREKNNNVTKSDIYRIINKPWFVPDTTPLSVQLHNFRKKRRHLALVVDEYGTLQGAVTLEDILEEIVGDISDEHDVVQESLITPVGDGKYHIGGEAPIRDVNRELRWSLPEEASTVAGLILHDIERIPEEGEEFLLHGFVFKILEKSGNMISLLSVSNPSSVNMSETLPEE, encoded by the coding sequence GTGTTGTTTGTTTTTGTCCTGTTACTGTTCGCTTCTGCTTTTTTCTCCGCAGCAGAGACCGCTTTCACATCCGTTAGTGCCTCTTCTATTCATAGGTTGGTAATGAATGGCGACAGGCGGGCGAAGATCGTTGATAGCCTTAGTAAACGTAAAGACCAAGTCATAGGCACGTTGCTTATAGGTAATACCATCGCAAATATCGGAGTATCTTCCGTTGCCGCCGCAATGTTCTTGAATCTCCTTGGCAGAGAGGGAATCATAGTTTCAACCTTCGCGGTAACGTGCCTCATCCTCCTCTTTTCAGAAGTTTTGCCTAAGACATACGCCTTGCAGAACCCTGAGAAGATATCCTTACGCACTGCGAAGATTGTTGCTTGTTGCTCATTCGTGCTTCTGCCATTGTCGTCAATGGTGCGATACATGGTGAACTTTATGTTGAAACTGCTTGGTGCGAATGGTGCACGTGAGATGGTTTCCGCCGCCGATGCAATGAGAAACTTGATCCTAATGCATGACAGCAAAGGTACAATGCTAAAGCAAGATTTAGATATGCTTAGTAGCGTATTAGATCTTGCTCAGACCGAAATATCACAGGTGATGACGCACCGGAAGAACCTTTTTGCTTTGAATATAGACGAAGAAGTGAGCACTCTCATCAAGCAGATACTCCAGAGTAATCACAGTAGAATTCCCATCTGGCAAAAAAGTGAGGAATCCATCATCGGCGTGGTTCACGTGCGAGACGTTACCGACCTTGTGCGCGAAAAGAACAATAATGTCACAAAAAGTGATATCTACAGAATAATAAACAAGCCATGGTTTGTGCCTGATACAACGCCACTTAGTGTGCAGTTACACAACTTTCGCAAGAAGCGTCGTCACCTTGCGCTCGTGGTAGACGAGTATGGAACATTACAGGGGGCTGTCACCCTTGAGGACATACTAGAAGAAATAGTGGGCGACATATCTGATGAACATGATGTGGTACAGGAAAGTCTAATAACCCCGGTTGGCGATGGAAAGTATCACATAGGTGGGGAAGCACCTATTAGAGACGTGAACCGTGAACTGCGTTGGAGCTTACCTGAAGAAGCCTCAACCGTTGCCGGGTTGATATTGCACGACATTGAGCGTATACCCGAGGAAGGGGAAGAATTTCTCCTCCATGGGTTCGTGTTTAAAATCCTGGAAAAAAGTGGCAATATGATTTCTTTGCTCAGCGTTAGTAACCCATCCAGCGTGAATATGTCCGAAACATTACCCGAAGAGTGA
- the thiE gene encoding thiamine phosphate synthase yields the protein MYFVGNPGCGVVDVAEFARDYYARKKLNIYVANVCSGADSLCFDYYYDGTEELWFQYRLGFETDVEILTNEFCDASGSMSSVSRCENSRDVDLDCVVLARAKTSKVMEDAAGAVAAVSMARYIPSISSSAPDQQLVLPSYCVVDRIGFYPIVPDERWFELVASCGVKVIQLRVKDKTLHEVDAVVQRCAEISRRSNVALVVNDYWEIAKKHGAYGVHLGQDDIKTVDMDRIAGMCLGISTHCYHELARARFYQPSYIALGPIYGTTSKKMPYRAQGIDLLREWVEYNSCGVVAIGGITLSNVSDVLECNVGGVAVISAVTTADNPKAVIEEFLSACDIGGRI from the coding sequence ATGTACTTTGTTGGTAACCCAGGGTGCGGTGTGGTTGATGTAGCTGAGTTTGCTCGTGACTACTATGCCAGAAAAAAACTGAATATCTACGTTGCAAACGTTTGCAGCGGTGCTGACTCTCTGTGCTTTGACTACTATTATGACGGCACGGAAGAGCTGTGGTTTCAATATCGTCTTGGTTTTGAAACGGATGTTGAGATCTTGACTAATGAATTCTGCGACGCTTCTGGCTCTATGAGTTCAGTTTCCAGGTGTGAGAATAGTAGGGATGTTGATCTGGACTGCGTTGTTCTAGCTAGGGCTAAAACGAGTAAGGTTATGGAGGACGCCGCAGGTGCAGTTGCGGCAGTGAGTATGGCAAGATATATCCCCAGCATTTCCAGCAGCGCCCCCGACCAACAGTTAGTGCTGCCTAGCTATTGTGTTGTTGACAGAATCGGTTTTTACCCAATTGTTCCAGATGAGCGTTGGTTTGAACTGGTAGCCAGTTGTGGTGTGAAGGTAATCCAGCTGCGGGTAAAAGATAAGACGCTCCACGAAGTTGACGCAGTAGTTCAACGATGCGCTGAAATCTCCCGAAGGAGCAATGTAGCGCTCGTAGTGAACGATTATTGGGAGATAGCGAAGAAACATGGAGCATATGGTGTTCACCTTGGGCAAGACGACATAAAAACTGTTGACATGGACAGAATTGCCGGAATGTGTCTAGGCATCAGTACTCACTGTTACCACGAACTTGCCAGAGCAAGGTTTTACCAGCCATCGTACATTGCTCTAGGTCCCATATATGGAACTACGTCAAAGAAGATGCCATACAGGGCACAGGGGATCGACCTGCTAAGGGAATGGGTTGAATATAACTCATGTGGTGTGGTCGCAATTGGCGGGATTACGCTCAGCAACGTTAGCGACGTTCTAGAATGTAACGTTGGCGGTGTAGCGGTTATTTCAGCGGTGACCACGGCAGATAATCCTAAAGCTGTTATTGAAGAATTTTTATCAGCATGTGATATAGGCGGCAGAATTTAG
- a CDS encoding pyruvate, water dikinase regulatory protein: MGVKATLDLHLVSDSTCETVISVARAAVEHFKSLEVSEFVWSLVGSERHVDSIISSIDTSRNNLIMYTVLDDNLREYLKKKAGARSIRCIPILSHIIREISCYLSVTKDPNANPHGLSDEYFNRIDAINYTISHDDGQGLWDIDQADIVIVGVSRTSKSPTSIYLAYRGYKVVNIPFVHSIALPIDPSILADKLVVGLTIDIDRLIQIRRNRLISMKHQSNCNYISYEQVEQEINEVLQVCTKNRWPLIDVTQKSIEEIAATIIQHYNKKNNKIGGDTFC, translated from the coding sequence ATGGGTGTTAAGGCTACCTTGGATCTTCACTTAGTATCTGACTCCACTTGTGAGACTGTTATATCGGTCGCGAGAGCGGCTGTGGAGCATTTTAAGTCTCTTGAAGTTAGTGAGTTTGTGTGGTCTCTGGTAGGCAGTGAACGCCACGTGGATAGCATAATTTCCAGTATAGATACCAGCAGAAATAATCTGATTATGTACACGGTGCTCGACGATAACCTACGCGAGTATCTCAAGAAAAAAGCAGGGGCACGCAGCATCAGGTGCATTCCGATTTTGTCTCATATCATAAGGGAGATTTCGTGTTATCTCAGCGTTACTAAAGACCCCAACGCCAATCCTCATGGTCTTAGTGACGAGTACTTTAACAGGATAGATGCGATAAATTACACCATTTCGCACGATGATGGTCAGGGTCTCTGGGATATTGACCAAGCAGACATAGTGATAGTTGGCGTTTCGAGGACTTCAAAGTCTCCTACCAGTATATACCTGGCTTATCGCGGATATAAGGTGGTAAATATTCCGTTTGTGCACTCAATAGCATTGCCTATAGATCCCTCGATCTTGGCCGATAAGCTTGTTGTGGGGCTTACTATTGATATAGATAGGCTGATCCAAATCCGGCGTAACAGGCTAATTTCCATGAAGCACCAGAGTAACTGCAACTACATCAGCTATGAACAAGTTGAACAGGAAATCAACGAAGTTTTGCAAGTTTGCACGAAAAACAGGTGGCCTCTGATAGATGTAACGCAGAAGTCTATCGAAGAGATAGCGGCAACTATAATTCAGCATTACAACAAGAAGAACAACAAGATAGGAGGTGATACGTTTTGTTGA
- a CDS encoding rhodanese-related sulfurtransferase yields the protein MADRSFVIAAFYRFVHLHNYYDMRSMLLDFCVGCGMTGTVILAEQGINATVSGSGGAISEFFSFLDLDDRLAGIKHHKSYADKSPFSKMKVLLKSEVVRLGIEDFDCSSSGVYIEPEAWDAFVSQRGVHVIDTRNDYEIRFGRFRSSINPGTSTFREFPEWARKWAEDKDKDDCVAMYCTGGIRCEKSTAFMKSLGFKNVYHLKGGILNYLETKKNMSCTWEGDCFVFDDRVAVDRNVLPSRDLKCVECAEKVHSVDLNSITRGHVVCGRCREEAAAPASMG from the coding sequence ATGGCGGACCGTAGCTTTGTCATAGCGGCCTTCTACCGCTTTGTCCACTTGCATAATTATTATGATATGCGCTCCATGCTTCTGGATTTCTGTGTTGGTTGCGGTATGACCGGGACGGTTATACTGGCAGAACAAGGGATAAATGCTACTGTTTCTGGCAGCGGTGGGGCCATAAGTGAGTTTTTTAGTTTCTTGGATTTGGATGATAGGCTTGCTGGCATAAAACATCATAAGAGCTATGCGGATAAGTCGCCTTTTTCCAAGATGAAAGTGCTCCTAAAGAGTGAGGTTGTGCGATTGGGGATAGAGGATTTTGATTGTTCGTCGAGTGGGGTATACATCGAGCCAGAAGCTTGGGACGCATTTGTTTCCCAGCGGGGCGTGCATGTTATCGATACCAGGAATGACTATGAAATAAGGTTTGGGAGGTTTAGGAGCTCAATAAACCCAGGAACTAGTACCTTTAGGGAGTTTCCGGAGTGGGCCAGAAAATGGGCAGAGGACAAAGACAAGGATGACTGTGTAGCAATGTATTGCACTGGGGGTATTAGGTGTGAGAAGTCCACTGCTTTTATGAAGAGCTTGGGGTTTAAGAATGTGTATCACCTCAAGGGTGGCATTCTGAATTATCTAGAAACGAAAAAGAACATGAGCTGCACGTGGGAAGGAGATTGCTTTGTCTTTGATGACCGCGTTGCGGTGGATCGTAATGTCCTGCCTAGCAGGGATTTGAAGTGTGTGGAGTGTGCTGAGAAAGTGCATAGTGTAGATTTGAACTCCATAACAAGAGGACATGTAGTGTGTGGCAGATGCCGTGAAGAGGCCGCGGCTCCAGCAAGTATGGGCTAA
- the fmt gene encoding methionyl-tRNA formyltransferase yields MRVVFMGSSKFSIPALLGLHGSGIHDVVAVYTKQPKPKGRGYLLAKTSVHELAEKVGIAVRYPASLTAEGEEAVIREISPDVIVVSSYGLKLPEWTLATPRFGCVNIHPSLLPRWRGAAPVQSAIMAGDAVTGVSIMKMNNLMDAGDVYLQERTEIGDKENINDLSARLAEMGTRLLLEVLGNIANITPRPQDEGQVTFANKPTEFRVNFNESAQDICRKIRALYPKVFFMLDGKRVRLLEAGCYESAESGRVGSVVGNDMRIQCGFGTILAPKVVQPESRTPCDIKSFLSRFKGKAIPTVT; encoded by the coding sequence ATGAGGGTTGTGTTCATGGGATCTTCTAAATTCTCGATCCCTGCGTTGCTTGGTCTGCATGGTTCTGGTATTCACGATGTGGTGGCTGTATATACAAAACAGCCAAAACCGAAAGGACGTGGGTACTTATTAGCTAAAACTTCTGTGCATGAATTGGCTGAAAAGGTGGGGATTGCTGTGCGGTATCCTGCTTCGCTTACAGCGGAGGGGGAAGAAGCTGTAATCAGGGAGATCTCTCCCGATGTTATAGTTGTTTCTTCATATGGGCTGAAGTTGCCGGAGTGGACTCTTGCCACGCCTAGGTTTGGCTGCGTGAATATACATCCTTCATTGTTGCCCCGATGGAGGGGAGCTGCTCCTGTGCAGAGTGCGATCATGGCTGGGGATGCCGTTACAGGCGTGAGCATAATGAAGATGAACAATCTCATGGACGCAGGTGATGTTTATCTGCAGGAAAGAACGGAGATCGGTGATAAAGAAAATATAAATGATCTCAGCGCTAGGCTTGCCGAGATGGGCACGCGTCTGCTGTTGGAAGTACTCGGAAATATTGCTAATATCACGCCGAGGCCACAGGATGAAGGACAGGTTACCTTCGCTAATAAGCCGACTGAATTCAGGGTGAACTTCAACGAAAGTGCACAAGACATTTGCCGAAAAATTAGGGCACTATATCCAAAAGTATTTTTTATGCTTGATGGCAAGCGTGTTAGGCTTTTGGAAGCGGGGTGTTATGAGTCTGCCGAGAGTGGGCGTGTCGGGAGTGTTGTAGGCAACGATATGCGGATCCAGTGCGGCTTCGGAACCATACTTGCTCCTAAGGTGGTGCAGCCAGAATCAAGAACTCCCTGTGACATAAAGAGCTTTCTGAGTCGCTTCAAGGGTAAAGCAATTCCTACCGTCACGTAG